In Lycium barbarum isolate Lr01 chromosome 9, ASM1917538v2, whole genome shotgun sequence, the DNA window GAGAGTGACCTTTTGGGCCTTTTAATATATAACATATTCAATTTTAAAATGagtaaaaaattcaaaaaagggagaaaaagataaatatgaatgctggtcatagagaggtgtcatatcaccttgtctatgcctagctttattttatatatagatatatactaGTTAAATTGCCCGCGCTTCGcagtcataaaaaataaaatcttaAGCACAACGATAAAAAATAAATGTAGATATTGAGAATTAAGTTACTATGACAATTTTCCTTTCGCCCGATGAGTTCAACATTTACTGTAAACCAAAAGCATGAATTTTCCTTCTCTTTAAAGCATGTTAACCAaagaatgatatatatatatatattcgctaattcaaaaaagaatgatacataaGAATTTCTTGAACTCTGTAATACATTGATTTTTCTTTCCACAAAAGTTACAAAAAAACCTCTTCATTTCTTGTCACACATTTTGTAAACCTTTTATAGTGTCTGCAAATTTTTATGGTAGGACTGTTCTCTATTTCAATGGTATCTCACATTGGCAACCGTTGATTGTTGCTTTGGAGAGTTACTATTTGAATGTACAACCGAAAGCCTGCACAAGAATCATTATATGATGAATAAGTTACAATAACATCAAACATATACAACTACAATATAAATTAGCTCTATATCCATCATCGAAAtagcaagcaaaaataaaaaaagttctATACTAAATGGAAAAGGTAACTGGAAAGAGTCTCGATCAACATAGTTAGTTCTGGATAAATCTTACCAGAATGAACAATATGCATAAAATCAAACACAATATACATATGCACATCAAGTGAATAGTTTATATGATTTTTCTTGTACAATCGATCAAATGATTGTGATGTAGGCACCCAAAATTGGAAGAAAGCTGTTGGAGCAACATGTCTTGTGTGTCTCTTATGTCATGTTCCCAAGTTTATTCtgttatggaaaaaaaaaattaaaaagagaaaGTGAATGCAACATGCTGGTATTTTTTGTTCAAGCAATTAATCTCATTATACATGGTATTCATACATCACTTATTAGGTCTGGTTCCAAATTAAGTCTTCGACTTCAAAGATCTACATTTGACACTGGAATGAAATTAATTAACAAATACTGCATAATTATTGAACGAAGGAAAAATAAAGCAAGGACGGAACCATATTTTTTTCGGTTGAAATCCTTTAAACTTTTGGGTTCGACTACTCATTTTTAACATGGTGTGAATATAAGTTTGAACGCTGACCCATTAGGCCCATAATCAATTAACCGATCCTTCGAACTTCTAAATCTTATATGTGAATGGAGTACTAAAAATTTTTCTCTCTCGTCTATGTAATTTGTCCAATTCTCAAGGTCTTTTGAGTTCACACTTGTCTAACCTAACACATGGATCTTGACATAAGTTCCATCAATCAGAAAATGATAGAGATCATCAGACACCTCTCACTCTCAGAATGGGGAGACCCAGGGAAATACCCATCAAGTGAAAAGTTTAATGATTTCTAGATACTTTAAAATTTCTTTTATCGTGTGGAAACTGAGAAAGATTTTATGGAGCTTAAATAACAAAGTAATTTGTTACATGAAACATCTTGTAGTTGTTTGATTTAATTTTAACATCAATATATTAAGCTGATAGTTAAGTCTTTATTTGAAAtaaaatgaatcatgttggtAATATTAACACAAAATATGTACATGAGGTATAATGATAAACTTCCTTAATCCTAACTCAAGATTGtgattttatatatgtatattgtatcTTAATTTCTGCTGTAATAGTGCATAAATTTCTTACACATAAGTCAACATAACCTGGGACCCTTgtttacttcttcttttttttcttttatttttctctaAAGATGAATTATATAATAGGATGAtgagaattgacttggaatatttagaagttgaagtctctaaataaagaaaagggaaatgctatacatatacaatatataatCTCTACTTGTTAAACCTTAGTTCATTATTGTGTCACTTGGATTCTCCACATCAAGAACAAGTCGACTCTACTTCCTTGATGACCTTTTCAGAaatttaaaataaacaaaataaaatctatTGAAAGATTTTATTCAACTGTTCAAGTCACAGCTCACAAGAGCCAAGATATATTCACTAAAGAAGTCTAATCCAAGTACCAGCTTTAAACCGTATAAATTTCAAAAGTACATTGAAGCATACTTTTGAAATCGTTCAAACTTGGGAAGATTATAAGTTCATCAGAAATTATATTCGAATTGGAATATTTTGGAACATGTTTCCCAAAGAATGTTTTGATGTAGAGCACTTATTTATATTGGAACATATGTTTCCCAAATAACTTTTTTATGTGTCAATTAATGAGTAACTTATTCTGTACTCAATAGCTCGAACTTTTTTGCCAAGGCATCATTGGTCGAAAAGAGGCAAACTCGAAAATAGAGAAAATAAAGAACATCAAATTTTGACGTGGAAAACACTTCAAATCAAAATTATAGAATCACATAGATCCAAATAGCTCTATTAATAAAACAATAAGAGAGTGTCAAAAGTTCTCCAAAAATGTCTACACAATAAGTGTCGAACACAGAGCAACAATAACAGAGCGCAACAACAAATCGAtcgaagaaaagagagaaatgactcaAATACGGAGCAACTGCCGGCAGTCGAAATCTGAATCTGCAAGCCTCCAAATCCAATCTCCACCGTTCAAATTCAAGGAACATATGTTGATAACTCTAAGCTCAAAATTCAGCTTGGTCCAATGGTGATCGAAACGGAAAACACAAATTGAACAAGGTTGGTTCACACAAAAAATTTGGAGCAAAGGAACAAGGTTTCATACATAATACACTAAGTAGTTGCTCTGTCAAACCTCTCTTATGTACTAAAAGTCTTTCAAACACTAATATCAAAACCATGACACAATTCTCAAAGGTTATTTTATTTAAATAATGAATGACTCTTTTCCTTAAAAGCCAAAATTCTAAATAGGAAACAAAACCTAAATAGAACAGGATTAGGCCATATGGACCTTTGGCTGGAAAACATGGGCATGGCCCAACAAATTCTCTCTCCAGTCAACAAATTTTCCTGCCAAATTTCTGCAGAATTCATGCTCATCTGAAACCACCACATTAGTCTAGCTTCTTGAGATTTTTGCTCCCAAATGTTTCCGCAACCCACTCTTTAGTACTTTCACGAGGCACCGAATTAGGTGTCGACGTAGAAGCCTCAGTATTATCCAGCTGTTTTACATGGTTCAGTTCATTAAAAGTAGTGGGCTGCATCTCAGTAATACCATTCTGAAAAATCAGACATTATATTACTTGTCAGCATAATTTGAAGCAATTTTATAATGCTAATAACATCTAACTAGTCCTAACAATTAACAATTTGAAACTTATTCGTTGTAATGATCAGAACGTGAAGAATACACGTATGTATACATCTAACTAGTCCTAACAACTAACTACACAATTATGgttgtgttgtgaacttgaagttcccacatcgctcgcacacgggattgtgtgcgtgcttataagctgggcctgaagcctttacttgtatacgcgttTGAAAACCGTGAGGGGCCAGAAGTTCCCAAAGCGGACAGTTTATACAAGTGAGCTATGGTGCCTGGTAGCCCTCCTCCTTcgtatacgcgttttaaagccgtgaggtgcgccaaagcggacaatatgtacaagcagtttataacagGTTGTAATTAATTTCCTAATTACAATTAGTAGTTAATCCAGGTAGTGTAAATTACATGAATACCCTTATATTAGTTAGTGTTGTTCTCAACACTCCCCTTCAAGCTAGGTAGTGTAGAAGTCGTTGAAATTAAGTTCCGAGCTTGGAACACAAATATTCATGTTGCCCTCTGACGAGACCTTTGGTTAGTATATCTGTTGTTTGATCTTTGGTGGTAATGTATTTTGTTTAAACCAGTCCTTATAGTGTTTTTTGTTGGCATAATATATAAACATGCCCTCAAACTTGGACTTAGCTGACAAGTAGTCCTCTAACTTTTGGTGTGCACAAGTAGTCACCTCAACTTGTCTTCACTTTATCGGTTGAACActtcaacttacaaaatgatcatctagacacctccaaaatttattTGTTTATGTCAGTGCCACGTgagcatttgtgtttacgtgttcaactttacacaagttgaggtgcctacttgtgcacacccaaagttagaGGACATACTTGCCAGTTGAGATCAAGTTTGCgggtctgtttatgtattataCCTTTTTTGTTCCTTATTAAGTTCCAATTGATTTCAATACACTTGATCCTTTCATAATATACTGAATTTGTTCCAATTTGCATAGCTGCTTGCCTGCTTTAATGTCACTATAGATATCATGCTGTAACTCAATATCGACTCCAATTTCTTTCAATAAGCCCAGTAACCAAACTAATTTCTGCAATTTTCTATATCAACTATGGTTGCTGCTCCCAGTAATAGTTAGAGATAGGTTCTGATGCATATAGTTCCTTATATGCATTAGTATTCCCTGTTAGCTCTTGCAAATTAAATACCCAAAAAGCATCTTTAACTCAAAAAGGTGGTTAGGTGTTTTTGAATGAGATTTTGGGGGAGGAAAAGAAGTAAATGGAGAAAGAAAGTATCCCCTTTTTGAGTTCCAATTTTAACCCCCCTAGGGACCCCTGTTTCCCTCAGTTAACATTTTTTGAAAAATCTTGTTATGTTAGAAAAGTAAGTGAAGTCTTTTATTTATGTTATAAAATTTACACGGGTTATACGAATTTGATTTTTGATTctttacaaattttatttagttttatgacctttttacaagagattttcattttttaaatATAAGATATCTGAAAAAAATACATAAGAGAtttgaaaaaatgattttcttttattcaaattgtaAGCGGGCAAGAGATCCTACACTATAAGAAAAAAGAgatttggcaacaattttttttttgttgtcatagattgattattattgcaaaaactacttttggcaacaaaaaaaaaatgacaaagttGGTTCTTATGTTTAAGGGTAGGTTCAAATAGttccttaagtatgcacttaacagttttggtcgtTTAAATTTGTCAAAAGTTAACACGTTTAGTCTCTGTCAAACTCTAACCGAAATCAGTATGTTAGATTTGACGGAAATAGTGTCTTTTTTAACTATAAGCACCAAGAAAGTCTCACTAAACCCTAAAATAtgtaacataaaaaaaaaaaaaaaaaaactgcacaaAACATTTAAAGATCTATCTATATAGAATAGGAGAGACAAAAGAATGGTTGGATGACAAGTGTCATCACCACAAAAAATAGAGTttaaaattacaaaaaaataaaataaaaaatgcaaCAGTTAAAACAAACTACAATGAGGATAAATACCAATTTAAATTTCCAAgttaaaaatacaaaataaaagaaTGCAAACTCACAAAACATCCATTATAAAAGGGATATAACcagtttcaaaatttaatttcaaCATTCAGttttaaaatttagaaaataacTTCTTATACAATCCCAGGCCCTCACCCACGTTTCCCATTTCCCCAtagagtataaatatatataaaccAAAACAAATAAATTATTCAAATATAGGCAATGAACTTCAACTTTGATGAGTTTAGTAACATCCGATATTTTACTCTTTGTGTTCAATataatattttcatttttaattttaGATGTTTTGTTATTTGCAAATTCAATGTAGTTCTATATTTTTTGAGAATACGTGTTGATTTCGTACTTAATTAGATTACGAAATTTTGAAACAAAGAAGACTTACTCGCTATTCTGATTTGGTTGTGATTGGTTATGCTTAtatatgttgatttcatgcctttttattaatttttaaaaagtattttgttGCAGGAATAATATCAACATGTATAGTGATGAGGATTACGAAAGATAtaaattttgattttgatgagATCTTGAAGAAAGGTAGACGGAGGTTGGTAATTCATGTCTGATTTAGTGTTTTTTCTAGATAATCATAAAAATCTTTAGtttgcaattttattttatttttgtgttcagcgtttttataaagaaaatataaaattaattttaaaaaactaTATAATCGTATTATTCAAATTTATTAGTCTTATATAATCAAATATGACATTTTACCAAGGTTTTAAACTATGATTTATTGAATCTTTAGTTCTTTGTATTAGATTTTTAGAAGGGGTAAATGATGCTTTGGAAAGTTTTGACATAGTATTGATCAAACGTTTCTACTGTGCTTTGATCTATAAATTCGTAGCAAATTGGTAAGTAAATTTACATTGTTATGTGAAGTAGAAATTTATTATATTCAAATTTAATATTAATAATCAAGCGAATCACAACTTTTGATTCTTTATTGATTTTTTAGCTATCAGTTAAGTCTTTAGTTTGAAACATTAAATTGTTTTATTTTGTGTTCAGTTTCTTTTTTAAGAAACATAAAATCGATTTTTAAGAAATTTAGTCCTATAGAATCAAATTTGACTTCTTTTAATAAATGGCAACTATTTTGCATGCATTTTACATAGTATTGTAATTGTAATAATCTTTTAATTTGAAATTGAATTAAGATATATCTTTTGAGTTCTAATTTGAAGACAAAGTTTTCATTTTAGGTTGAATGTATCTTTTTGAATTTGAATCTGTATCTTATCtttatctatatttatatcttcTACTCCTCCAATTTAATCCTCTAAAATCCGAAGTGGCAGGTTATTCAATTGGGAAGAATATGAGAATTCTAATATAAGCTATTTAGCATGCTCCTGATCACTATCTATTTATCTATAATTTTGTACAATAACCAGTAGTGTTCAGTATACTAGTATTCGTACCAGCGCGATGCGCGATTGATGTCGAAAGAACTAATGATAGAAAATTTTATATATGTAAAACGATAATAGTTAAGTCTTCAACTCAATTGTTCACCTGCCGCATGTCTTTAATTGATATCTCTAATGAGATTTTTATTAAAGTTACAGCTAAAAATGTCCACTTATATTATAGAAAAACAGATGCGCTgttgtaaatattttttattaattcaATTTATTAGACCGATTTTGCTGACTCAATATAACTTTGATACTTTTCGAGAAGtttaaaacaataacaacatactcagtgtaggATTATTAGGAAAAAAATAACAATAGAAATTCAATTCAATACTTATGGGATCACATtgagtatgttgttattgttttaaaCTTCTCGAAAAGTATCAAAGTTATATTGCGTCAACAAAATCGGTCTAATAAATtgaattaataaaaaatatttacaacAACGCATCTGTTTTTCTCTAATATAAGTGGACATTTTTAGCTGTAACTTTAATAAAAATCTCATTAGAGATATCAATTAAAGACATGCGGCAGGTGAACAATTGAGTTGAAGACTTAACTATTATCGTTTTACATATATAAAATTAGCTATCATTAGTTCTTTCTACATCAACCGCTCATCGCGCGGGTACAAATACTAGTATTAATAATAGAAGAAATTGCACCTCAAAAAGTTGCACCAGACTCTAGAGATAAATTAAAAATAACAGAAACTATAAgtgtacctctaaatgtgagcTAATTTCCTCTTCGTTTTTTCATTGTTCCATCAAATCTAACATATTGAGTTAGGTAAAAATTTGatgagactaaaagtgttaacttttgacaAATCTAAAAGGACCAAAACTGAGTGTATACTTAACGACTATTCTAAACAAAAGTTTCTTGATTAAGTCAAGAGCTAAtgagcaataaagaaatatagacGTCGTTTCAAGTTGCAGTAAACCCCtaacttttttgaaaaaaataaaaaaatactccAGATAAAACAAGAGAATGTTGAATGAAATGGTTACCTCTGTTATTGGGCTTGATGAATGAGGGAGTGTGCTATTTGCTACCACATTATTTGAATTGTGAAGATATGACTCCTCAGGTTCCCATCTGACAATCAAATAATGTTTCTGTTCCTTCTTGAGCACCTTTTTAAATTGATCAACAATTAATCTCCTATCTGGTGTCTGTGGATCTACATGAACAGTCAACTCCTCAAGAAATTTAAGCTTTAGAAATTCCAGGGAAAAGCATGGCAAAGGCTCTTGTCGAGAAAGCATGACCACAATTTCTTTCGAGAAGTCTGTGCCTCCTGCTAGGCTATAAACTGAAATACGCAAGCACCTTAGTGTTGTTAAGTACCAGATCTCATCGGGCAAGCAGCGCATCAAAGTACGACGAATATCAAGCAGTTCTAGTTGCTTGAGTTCCTGTATTTCAGTTGGTAAACTTTCCAAACGGGAACAATCATTCAAGTATAGACATTTCAAAAGCCTCAATGCTGAGATTGAATTTGGCAGGCTAATTATTCCTGTGCGCTGCAAGTCCAACACTCGAAGATTACCCATGTTAACGAAGAATAGATCATTAATCACGTCCAATGTCAGGTTGGCCTGCAGCAATAATGTCAACGTGTTATTACACATTGGACAGTCGGGCAAGAATTCCGAATTCAGTTTTCCGCACATCAGTGATATTCTTTTAGCAATATTCCAATCTTGTTCAGAAGGGTGGTTACATCTATTTGAAATATTTCGCACCAATAATTTGCCCTCTCCTTCATCATCGGGATATGGTATCTGCAAGGCAATCTTTCTGAAAAGTATCGGCATCTTCAAATGCTCCTTATCGGACCATTCTAATAAGCGTCTTTCTGTGAGCTTTAGTAATACAACATGTCCTCTAGTGCGTGCTTCCTTAAACGTGTGGTAACCGTGCAAGAACTCCTCAGCCTTCCAACATTCTACAAGATAGCTTGTGTGGGCGTGATATCCAACTGGAAACAGAGCAACATACAGTAAGCACTTCCTCAGATTCATATCCTGCAGTCCTTCATACAGTAACTTGTATGCTTTCTCCAGTGCTCCTAGTTCAAGGTTTTCAGGTGAATTTGGAGATTGTAGATCCTGTACTACAGCTTTCCAAACACCTAAGTCTGAAATATTGGTTCCCAACCCTTTCATATAGTCTGCAATTCCAACAAGTGCCCCTATATGCCCACCAAGGAGTTCAATAATTTTCTCGATATAGGGTTGCACCAACGATAGGTTGTCGTCACTAGACTCAAGACTTAAACATTCCTTAAAGAACTTTTCTGCAGCATCATATTCTAGTTTCTCTATCAAA includes these proteins:
- the LOC132609488 gene encoding probable disease resistance protein At4g27220 — its product is MKLTGEIDALKIEDVKLETLVTEEIHVQRKNAPKGDHMPLWRYVKKILEYLENASTKRIGICGEPQVGKSTVLKELNNCFHPGVSSYLSPSSLNSLKYDVVIWVNFPSKDSGNVKEKMQQEILISIREHDRQSLGHNAAKISEVLAKRKYLLILDDIYEAIDLADLGIHDDHEFGKIVIGASGQGVLKRMNVDETILIEKLEYDAAEKFFKECLSLESSDDNLSLVQPYIEKIIELLGGHIGALVGIADYMKGLGTNISDLGVWKAVVQDLQSPNSPENLELGALEKAYKLLYEGLQDMNLRKCLLYVALFPVGYHAHTSYLVECWKAEEFLHGYHTFKEARTRGHVVLLKLTERRLLEWSDKEHLKMPILFRKIALQIPYPDDEGEGKLLVRNISNRCNHPSEQDWNIAKRISLMCGKLNSEFLPDCPMCNNTLTLLLQANLTLDVINDLFFVNMGNLRVLDLQRTGIISLPNSISALRLLKCLYLNDCSRLESLPTEIQELKQLELLDIRRTLMRCLPDEIWYLTTLRCLRISVYSLAGGTDFSKEIVVMLSRQEPLPCFSLEFLKLKFLEELTVHVDPQTPDRRLIVDQFKKVLKKEQKHYLIVRWEPEESYLHNSNNVVANSTLPHSSSPITENGITEMQPTTFNELNHVKQLDNTEASTSTPNSVPRESTKEWVAETFGSKNLKKLD